The DNA region TTTTTGATGGAACTCCAGTCGAATGTTCCGATACACACCATAAACATGACACCTACGAGCGCACCCATCGGTACCTGTTTCACCACACCACTGAGCAGCAGCAACAGGATCGCAAGGAATGCACCCGCGGTAAACGTGGATAACCTTCCGCGTCCACCAGACTTCACATTAATAACTGACTGCCCAATCATTGCACAACCGCCCATGCCGCCAAACAGGCCGTTCACGAAATTTGCAATCCCCTGTCCGCGGACTTCACGGTTTTTGCTGCTCTTGGTCTCGGTCATCTCATCCACGATGGTCGCGGTTAGCAGGGATTCCAACAAACCAACCAGTGCCATGGTGAATGAATACGGCAGCAGAATCATCAGTGTGTTCAACGACCACTCAATATTCGGCAAATGGAACATCGGTAATGTGCTTGTTAGATTTCCCATCTGGCCTACTGTTTTCACATCCAGATGAAACACCACTGTAATAATCGTCATCACGATGATCGCAATCAGTGGAGCCGGAACACTTTTAAAAAACCGCGGCAAAATATAAATGATCGCCAGCGTACCCGCTACCATCGCATACATAATCCAGTTTGCGCCCGTGAAATGGGTCAATTGCGCCATAAAGATCAGAATCGCCAGTGCATTCACAAAACCGGTCAGTACCGAGTGAGGCACAAACGTAATAAATCGTCCCACCTTGAAAATCCCCAAAATAAACTGAATGATCCCTGTCAAAATCGTTGCCGCAAACAGGTATTCCACACCATAATCCTTAACTAGTCCAACCATCAGTACCGCCATTGCACCCGTTGCTGCCGAGATCATGCCCGGTCTTCCACCAGCAATCGAGATCACAATCGCAATCGTAATTGAAGCGTACAATCCGACCATCGGATTGACACCTGCAATGATGGAGAAAGCAATGGCTTCTGGAATAAGCGCCAACGCTACCGTAATGCCTGCCAACACATCTCCGCGAATGTTGCCAAACCATTGTTGTTTTAACGTATTCATATGTCTCTTGCCGTTCCTCCCATGTGTAATAACTTCGAATTTGTCTTATAACCCGAAGAATAACGGAAACGATTCACTACTGATCTCAACGATAGACAGCACGAAACAGCGGAAAACTCTTCCGCGAAATGCGTCAATACGCGCCTGAGTTGCACGATTATTCATGATCCGAACAGAATATCCAACACCATGTCTGCCCATGCCTTATCCGTTCCAGTGTGTATCACTTGGATTCCCCAAACTTTCAGGTGTCTTGCCTTGGAAGCAACGTTGATCAATCCAGATGCCTCCTGGTTCTCCCCTCTCAGAAAAACCGGGTCCGTTAATGTACTGACCTATTATTATAGACATAGGAAGGGATATGCACTAACGCAACCAGACTGGAAGAACCGGTTCATATCTCGTATTATCTCGTTCTTTCGTTATTTTACTTCTAAATACTCACTTCTTAAACTTAAAAATCGGTGGCAACTCTTTTCCTTTAGCCCGACGTTTTTTTTATTAAGTTATATAACCAGATAAAACATAGCCAAAATTCCTGTAGCTGACAAATTAAAATAAGACCCGCAAAGATCCTTTAAACAGGTCTCTTTGCGGGTCTTATTGTTATTCTAAAATCTTCCCGATTTAAATATGGAATAGAGCAAAAAGGCCACCATCAGAATCGCCACCAGAAAACCAATCTCAATTACGGGGATATCCCATAACATGGTGGACTGGTGACTGATCGAGGAACCGATGATCAAACCGACCATAATGATACAAAATGCGAGCAGTACAATACTGAAAGACAACCGGTTACTGATCTGGTCCATTCTGCGCATGAGCGCATCCAGTTCAGGGACACTGATCTCCAGCCGCAGCTTGCCTTTGCTAATAACGGAAGACAACTGTCTCAACTGCCCCGGCAGACCAATGACACTCTCGGCCATATCCGCTGCACTGCGAAATAACCGATTCTTGATTCTACCGGCACTGAAACGTTCCTTGATCAGCTTTCGTCCAAATGGCTCTGCCATATCCACAATGCTCAGGGAAGGATCGAGATGCTCAATGACACCTTCCATAGTGAGCAGCGATTTCCCGAGCAGCAGGATGTCGGCAGGCATCACGACCCGGTGCCTTTGGGCTACGCCGAACAGGTCATTCAATGCTTGACCCACGCTGATTTTGGAAAAGGGGATGTCATAATATTTGCTGCGCAGCTTGTCCAGATCGCTATGAAGCCCTCGCAGATCCATATCATCCGGCATCATGCCCAGCTTCTCAATCGCCCTTATCATGCTGTCTGTATCCTTGCGCATCAATCCGATAATGAGCGAGGCCAATTGCTGCTTCATCTCATCACTTAGACTGCCCACCATGCCGAAGTCGATAAAGGCCAGCCTTCCATCCTTCAACACCATCAGATTGCCCGGATGGGGATCGGCGTGAAAGAATCCATGAATGAAGATCTGATTCAACAACGAATCCACCAATCGCTGCGCAATGTTATTCAGATCATGCCCCCGTTTAATCAACTCGTCACGGTCATTCAGCTTGATGCCTTCAATATATTCCATGGTGAGCACACGAGAAGAAGTCTGGTCCCAGTAGATGACGGGGATTTTCACTTTGTTATCCTGCTGATATTGCTGTGCAATCTTCTCCGTATTGCGGCCTTCCACCGTATAATCAAGCTCGGCCATCAGTGCCTGGGCGTACTCTTCCACCATTTGCGGAATCTGATACTGCTTCACCCAATCCCAGCGTTTCTCCGCCATGGCTGTCAGCTCGCGCAGAATATCCAGGTCTCGCTGGATAATACGCGAAATGCCGGGCCGCTGAATTTTGACAGCTACAGCTTCACCGCTTCGAAGTTTACCCAGATGCACCTGTCCAATACTGGCTGCAGCTACAGGGGTATCCTCGAACCGGGAAAAGATGTCCTCCAGCGGTGTATCCAATTCCTGTTCCAAAATACCCCGTGCCGTCTCCGAAGAAAACGGCGGGACCTGATCCTGCAGCTTCACCAGTTCGCGGATGACAGACTCCGGCAACAGATCTGCCCTTGTACTTGCCAGTTGCCCCAGCTTAACGAAAGCTGGCCCCAGCTCCTGAAGTACAAGCCTAATGCGCTCACTCAGGGTTAAAGTGGTGTGAGCCTCACGCGACATCCATCGGCGTGGTATAGCCAGTAACTGGAATAATCCCAATTCCTCGACCATATAACCGAAGCCATGACGCACCAGCGCCATGGCAATTTCCCGGTATCTGCCGACATGTTTAATTCGCACAGCCATCTACTCGATCTCGTTTCCTTTGAGAGGAGGAACTTCAAGCGGAGCTGGGGATGCTTCAGGTTGTAGCTGTGGTGTGCCTCCCAGTTCGGCGAGCTTTTTCTCAAGGACAGCAACACGTTGTTCCAGACTGGTTACATCACTTTCAGATGGCACGCCTACTTCCTGAAGTACGCGCTTGACTTGTTCCTGGATCATTCTTTTGAACTGGCCCTGCTCCTCATCGCCTCGTTCCATCAGGCGCTCGACCAATGCTTTGGATTCACCGGGGGCAAGTTCACCGCGCTTGACCAAGTCATCCACGGTTTTTTCGATTTTTTCCTTGCTTACGACGGTAAGGCCGAGACCTAACGAGATTGCCTTTTTGAACAAATCGCTCATTCTTGTCATCCTCCTCTTCGTTCATCTCTATATTATACCCCTAAATATCACGCACACCAAAGAAACGCCCCAACTATACGTAACGCGCAGCCCATTTGCCAGCCTGCAAAATTAACTGGCGATAGGT from Paenibacillus sp. JNUCC-31 includes:
- a CDS encoding ABC1 kinase family protein is translated as MAVRIKHVGRYREIAMALVRHGFGYMVEELGLFQLLAIPRRWMSREAHTTLTLSERIRLVLQELGPAFVKLGQLASTRADLLPESVIRELVKLQDQVPPFSSETARGILEQELDTPLEDIFSRFEDTPVAAASIGQVHLGKLRSGEAVAVKIQRPGISRIIQRDLDILRELTAMAEKRWDWVKQYQIPQMVEEYAQALMAELDYTVEGRNTEKIAQQYQQDNKVKIPVIYWDQTSSRVLTMEYIEGIKLNDRDELIKRGHDLNNIAQRLVDSLLNQIFIHGFFHADPHPGNLMVLKDGRLAFIDFGMVGSLSDEMKQQLASLIIGLMRKDTDSMIRAIEKLGMMPDDMDLRGLHSDLDKLRSKYYDIPFSKISVGQALNDLFGVAQRHRVVMPADILLLGKSLLTMEGVIEHLDPSLSIVDMAEPFGRKLIKERFSAGRIKNRLFRSAADMAESVIGLPGQLRQLSSVISKGKLRLEISVPELDALMRRMDQISNRLSFSIVLLAFCIIMVGLIIGSSISHQSTMLWDIPVIEIGFLVAILMVAFLLYSIFKSGRF
- a CDS encoding phasin family protein; translation: MSDLFKKAISLGLGLTVVSKEKIEKTVDDLVKRGELAPGESKALVERLMERGDEEQGQFKRMIQEQVKRVLQEVGVPSESDVTSLEQRVAVLEKKLAELGGTPQLQPEASPAPLEVPPLKGNEIE
- a CDS encoding SulP family inorganic anion transporter; translation: MNTLKQQWFGNIRGDVLAGITVALALIPEAIAFSIIAGVNPMVGLYASITIAIVISIAGGRPGMISAATGAMAVLMVGLVKDYGVEYLFAATILTGIIQFILGIFKVGRFITFVPHSVLTGFVNALAILIFMAQLTHFTGANWIMYAMVAGTLAIIYILPRFFKSVPAPLIAIIVMTIITVVFHLDVKTVGQMGNLTSTLPMFHLPNIEWSLNTLMILLPYSFTMALVGLLESLLTATIVDEMTETKSSKNREVRGQGIANFVNGLFGGMGGCAMIGQSVINVKSGGRGRLSTFTAGAFLAILLLLLSGVVKQVPMGALVGVMFMVCIGTFDWSSIKNIARVPRAEAFVMIVTVAIVVYTHDLSIGVMVGVVLSVLHFGWKQTKIRVQANQEQGQKVYRVYGPFFFGSSSRFVDEFNAEADPQEVTIDFGGSHIWDNTAVVAIGKVKFKYAKLGKTVHLRGLNEESSRLLERSGFAIAGRHGS